A genomic segment from Gilvibacter sp. SZ-19 encodes:
- a CDS encoding Lacal_2735 family protein, with amino-acid sequence MFGLFKKKSELEKLSEAYAKAMAEAQRLSTSNRKASDEMYAKAEEINKKIDVIQNAN; translated from the coding sequence ATGTTTGGATTGTTCAAAAAGAAATCGGAATTGGAAAAGCTTAGCGAAGCTTATGCCAAAGCCATGGCAGAGGCACAGCGTTTGTCTACCTCTAACAGAAAAGCCAGCGACGAAATGTACGCCAAGGCAGAAGAGATCAACAAGAAAATTGACGTCATTCAAAACGCCAACTAA
- a CDS encoding SDR family NAD(P)-dependent oxidoreductase gives MKTYLVIGGTSGIGAALVKMLSDQGHKVIATYNSTTPQELDNVSFHQLDVTDENATMPELPDAIAGLAYCPGAINLLPFKRLKKENIQADFDLQVGGAVRAIQHALEPLKNGKGSVVMFSTVAVQSGFNFHTQVAMSKGAIEGLTRALAAELAPTVRVNAIAPSITDTPLASRLLSSDDKKEANAKRHPLQKIGAPEDIANAASFLLNDSSSWITGQVLQVDGGISTLKV, from the coding sequence ATGAAGACCTATTTAGTGATCGGTGGAACAAGTGGTATCGGCGCGGCATTAGTAAAAATGCTGAGCGATCAAGGCCACAAGGTCATAGCGACTTATAATTCCACTACACCGCAAGAACTAGACAATGTATCGTTTCATCAGTTAGATGTAACCGACGAGAATGCAACTATGCCGGAACTCCCAGATGCCATTGCCGGCTTGGCTTATTGCCCAGGGGCGATTAATCTACTGCCTTTCAAGCGACTTAAGAAAGAGAATATCCAAGCAGATTTTGATTTGCAGGTTGGTGGAGCTGTTCGCGCTATACAACACGCTTTAGAGCCGTTAAAGAATGGCAAGGGTTCTGTGGTCATGTTTTCAACGGTTGCCGTGCAGTCTGGTTTTAATTTTCATACGCAAGTCGCCATGTCCAAGGGTGCTATAGAGGGACTCACACGTGCCTTAGCTGCAGAACTTGCGCCAACGGTGCGTGTCAATGCAATTGCGCCTTCAATTACCGATACACCATTGGCTTCGCGATTATTGAGTTCTGACGATAAGAAAGAAGCCAACGCCAAAAGGCATCCGCTTCAGAAGATCGGTGCTCCAGAAGATATAGCCAATGCTGCCTCTTTTTTACTAAACGACTCTTCTAGCTGGATCACCGGACAGGTGCTACAAGTAGACGGGGGAATCTCAACCTTAAAAGTGTAA
- a CDS encoding M28 family peptidase yields MQKTLFFIAFLFCGFATLAQSDVQMVEETVSRSNIEGHIYFLADDLLKGRQTGTPELKIAATYLATQLRSYGVKPDPTTGSYFQAMPMQKNFPPATMELTVNGQKMENAVAMSQGNVDFSGTMVYMGFGLEADYQDVDVKGKVVIVKAGNEEGGGAQQAFGLIGDKTALAQKNGAIGVIEFIDTNDQIWGFIDHQFNEPRVGLASSEDEEDSIPFLWVKDTGGTIAAGLWQKNPEGSFTMAKKAAEKLDSYNVVGWVEGSDPKLKEEFIIYSGHYDHVGIGTPDATGDTIYNGARDNAVGVTTVLSMAENLAKYPTKRSALFILFTGEEMGLLGSRYYVENPILPLNKMVYCFNSDNAGYNDTSLATIIGLPRTTAADHIKNACKQFGLTAVDDPAPEQGLFDRSDNVNFARVGIPAPTFSLGFTAFNGDVTKYYHRPGDEADNIDYEYMEKFFKSYVLAGRLIGNDPVTPTWTAGDKYEEASKELYGN; encoded by the coding sequence ATGCAAAAAACACTATTCTTTATTGCTTTCCTTTTCTGCGGATTTGCGACTTTGGCGCAATCTGACGTACAAATGGTAGAAGAGACCGTGAGTCGTTCCAACATAGAAGGACATATTTATTTTTTAGCGGACGATTTATTAAAAGGGCGTCAAACAGGAACTCCCGAACTTAAAATTGCCGCGACCTATCTCGCAACGCAACTTCGCAGCTACGGAGTTAAACCAGATCCGACAACAGGAAGTTACTTCCAGGCCATGCCGATGCAGAAGAATTTCCCACCAGCAACAATGGAATTGACCGTCAATGGGCAAAAAATGGAAAATGCTGTGGCCATGAGCCAAGGTAATGTAGACTTCAGCGGAACAATGGTTTATATGGGCTTTGGACTAGAAGCCGACTACCAAGATGTTGACGTTAAAGGAAAAGTGGTGATTGTTAAAGCCGGAAACGAAGAAGGTGGCGGCGCTCAGCAAGCCTTTGGTCTAATAGGTGATAAAACTGCCTTAGCGCAAAAGAACGGTGCTATTGGCGTTATAGAATTTATAGACACCAACGACCAGATCTGGGGCTTTATAGATCATCAATTCAACGAACCAAGAGTTGGACTTGCCAGCTCTGAGGACGAAGAAGACAGCATACCCTTTCTGTGGGTAAAAGATACAGGAGGAACTATCGCTGCAGGACTGTGGCAAAAGAATCCGGAAGGAAGTTTTACTATGGCAAAAAAGGCCGCGGAAAAATTAGACAGCTACAATGTTGTAGGTTGGGTAGAAGGCTCGGATCCGAAGTTGAAAGAAGAATTCATCATTTATTCCGGGCACTATGACCACGTGGGCATTGGTACTCCAGATGCAACAGGAGATACTATTTACAACGGAGCTAGAGACAATGCTGTTGGGGTGACCACTGTATTGAGTATGGCAGAGAACCTCGCCAAATATCCTACCAAAAGATCGGCCTTGTTCATTCTATTTACCGGAGAAGAAATGGGTCTTCTAGGAAGTCGTTATTATGTGGAGAATCCCATATTGCCATTGAATAAGATGGTCTACTGTTTTAACAGTGACAACGCCGGTTACAATGATACTTCCTTGGCTACGATAATTGGTTTGCCAAGAACTACTGCAGCAGATCATATTAAAAATGCCTGCAAGCAATTTGGTTTGACCGCTGTAGATGACCCAGCTCCAGAACAAGGCTTGTTTGACCGTTCTGACAATGTGAACTTTGCCCGTGTTGGTATTCCTGCTCCTACCTTTAGTTTAGGATTCACTGCCTTTAACGGCGATGTGACCAAATACTACCACAGACCTGGAGATGAGGCCGATAACATTGACTATGAGTATATGGAAAAGTTCTTCAAGTCTTATGTCTTGGCAGGACGCCTCATAGGGAACGATCCTGTAACTCCTACTTGGACCGCAGGCGACAAATACGAAGAGGCTTCTAAAGAACTTTACGGCAACTAA
- a CDS encoding aldose epimerase family protein yields MQREAQFYTLFNSKGTKVTLSNAGAAITDIQFLDKHGILQHLVAGFDRVEDYLSAKTKAWNLCLGASVGRVANRISGGGFHLDGQFYALPQNNGMHLHSESCGFQHQIWTVKEQTNNKLIFALEQEAGSCGYPGNIHVSATYTLNEENQLSLVYEATTDATTVLNLCNHAYFNLAGSGSVLDHRLYIPTQKFLETDKQVVPTGKLLDTKTHNKDFSVEARVGDRIGEGLDLAYALEKEHQPLRLFAPETGIEIQVVSNQLAVQVYTPPNFEGLGLRGDNNADFPAICLEMQGYPDAPNRPEFPSIVVQPNEVYRSATTYSFSVIK; encoded by the coding sequence ATGCAGAGAGAAGCGCAATTCTATACGCTGTTCAATTCCAAAGGAACCAAAGTTACCCTTAGCAACGCTGGGGCCGCTATCACTGATATTCAGTTTCTTGATAAGCACGGCATACTGCAACACTTGGTTGCGGGTTTTGATAGGGTAGAAGATTATCTATCTGCAAAGACCAAGGCTTGGAATCTGTGTCTCGGGGCCAGTGTGGGTCGCGTGGCCAACAGGATCTCCGGCGGAGGGTTTCATCTAGATGGTCAATTTTACGCCCTGCCTCAGAACAATGGCATGCATTTGCACAGCGAAAGCTGTGGCTTTCAGCATCAGATCTGGACGGTAAAAGAGCAGACTAACAACAAGCTGATATTCGCCTTAGAACAAGAGGCCGGAAGTTGCGGATATCCGGGAAATATTCACGTTAGCGCTACTTATACCCTCAATGAGGAAAACCAATTGTCACTAGTCTATGAGGCCACTACAGATGCAACAACGGTTTTGAATCTGTGCAATCACGCCTATTTCAATTTGGCGGGTAGCGGTAGTGTTTTAGATCATCGATTGTATATTCCTACACAGAAATTCTTGGAAACCGATAAGCAGGTGGTGCCCACAGGAAAGCTGTTAGACACTAAAACACACAACAAGGACTTTTCGGTGGAAGCTCGGGTAGGAGATAGAATTGGGGAGGGCTTGGATCTGGCTTATGCTTTAGAAAAAGAGCACCAACCCTTGCGACTCTTTGCACCAGAAACTGGAATTGAAATACAGGTGGTGAGCAATCAGCTGGCCGTACAAGTCTATACTCCGCCTAACTTTGAGGGTTTGGGCTTAAGAGGTGATAACAATGCAGATTTCCCAGCCATTTGCCTCGAAATGCAAGGCTATCCGGATGCGCCAAACCGCCCGGAATTCCCATCAATAGTGGTACAACCAAATGAGGTGTATCGCTCCGCGACCACCTATAGTTTTTCGGTAATTAAGTAA
- a CDS encoding TIGR03643 family protein, producing MKLDERAIDRIIEMAWEDRTPFEAIEAQFGLPEKEVIKLMRRELKRSSFNLWRKRVNSGVSQKHLKKRNPEIDRFKCSRQRQITGNKISKR from the coding sequence ATGAAGTTAGACGAAAGAGCCATAGACCGCATTATTGAAATGGCTTGGGAAGATCGCACTCCCTTTGAAGCCATAGAAGCTCAGTTTGGATTGCCTGAGAAAGAGGTGATCAAACTCATGAGACGCGAGCTGAAACGCTCTAGTTTTAATTTGTGGCGCAAGCGCGTTAACAGCGGAGTTAGCCAAAAGCACCTTAAGAAACGAAACCCAGAAATAGACCGATTCAAATGCAGCCGTCAACGACAAATAACCGGAAACAAGATCAGCAAGCGCTAG
- a CDS encoding M20/M25/M40 family metallo-hydrolase, translating to MKKYYCFLLMLALPFLGNGQELSEVEKKIIAAVAANNAEQLDFLKAVVNINSGTLNLEGVKAVGDFMAKGFKDIGFETTWIDMPAEMNRAGHLFAETKGDSGKRLLLIGHLDTVFEADSPFQEFKMVNDSIAHAPGGNDMKGGNVVILYALKALQDNGLLDDAQIIAAFTGDEESTGKPLSISRAELINAAKRSDIALGFETATGFNNATIARRGASGWKVTTSGKRAHSSGVFREGIGAGAIFEMSRILNEFYNEVKGPEYLTFNPGHILGGTFVEYDEANSKGEAYGKSNVVAQTAVVKGGLRFITEQQKDEARAKMREIVANNLPMTSAEISFIDSYPAMPPSEGNKALLEVLNQVSLDMGQGGVEAWDPGRRGAADVSFVAQYVDCLDGLGTMGSRAHTPEETVNLNTIEALTARAAILIYRLINTER from the coding sequence ATGAAAAAATACTACTGCTTTCTGTTAATGCTGGCGCTTCCATTTCTTGGCAATGGTCAAGAGCTATCCGAAGTTGAAAAAAAGATCATTGCTGCCGTGGCGGCCAACAATGCCGAACAGCTGGATTTTCTGAAAGCAGTAGTTAATATTAATTCAGGAACCTTGAACCTAGAAGGCGTAAAAGCTGTAGGCGATTTTATGGCCAAGGGCTTTAAAGACATCGGATTTGAAACCACGTGGATAGACATGCCTGCCGAGATGAACCGTGCCGGACACCTTTTTGCAGAAACAAAAGGCGATAGCGGGAAACGCCTTTTACTTATAGGGCATTTGGATACGGTTTTTGAGGCCGACAGTCCTTTTCAAGAGTTTAAAATGGTCAATGATAGCATTGCTCATGCCCCTGGTGGAAACGACATGAAAGGCGGAAATGTGGTGATCTTATATGCACTAAAAGCATTGCAAGACAATGGTCTGTTAGACGATGCCCAGATCATTGCGGCCTTTACGGGAGACGAAGAATCCACAGGAAAACCCTTGAGTATAAGTCGAGCAGAACTTATAAATGCGGCCAAACGCAGTGACATAGCCTTGGGATTCGAAACCGCTACCGGGTTCAACAATGCGACCATTGCCCGTAGAGGTGCCTCTGGCTGGAAGGTGACCACCAGCGGAAAACGCGCCCACTCCTCTGGTGTATTCAGAGAAGGGATAGGTGCCGGAGCGATCTTTGAAATGTCACGTATCTTGAATGAATTCTACAATGAAGTTAAGGGGCCGGAATACCTCACCTTTAACCCAGGTCATATTTTAGGTGGAACTTTTGTGGAATATGACGAAGCCAACTCCAAAGGAGAAGCTTACGGTAAATCCAATGTGGTTGCACAAACTGCCGTGGTAAAAGGCGGCTTGCGTTTTATAACCGAACAACAAAAAGATGAGGCCCGCGCTAAAATGCGTGAGATCGTTGCCAATAATTTACCCATGACCTCTGCAGAGATCAGCTTTATAGACTCATATCCGGCCATGCCTCCATCTGAAGGCAATAAGGCCTTGTTGGAAGTACTTAACCAAGTGAGTTTAGATATGGGACAAGGCGGTGTTGAAGCCTGGGATCCTGGCCGACGCGGAGCTGCAGATGTTTCCTTTGTAGCGCAGTATGTAGACTGTCTGGACGGCCTAGGCACTATGGGCTCCAGAGCACATACTCCAGAAGAGACCGTAAATCTCAACACTATAGAGGCACTGACTGCCAGAGCGGCAATTTTGATCTACAGATTGATAAATACGGAGCGCTAA
- a CDS encoding NAD(P)-dependent oxidoreductase, with product MPVKFAIIKERKSPPDKRVVFSPEKCQEVMQSFPEAELVVESSEIRIFKDEAYAKAGVAVLDDVSDADVMLGVKEVPVEALIPNKKYFFFSHTIKKQPYNRKLLKAILDKKIELYDHETIVKKSGARLIGFGRYAGLVGAYNGFRLLGIRDGLFDLPKVEHLADLKEVKAELDKISLPNIRIILSGTGKVAKGAKEILDHLQIREVADADYLSKSYDEPVYCTIDVTEYNKRTDGAPMDKYAFYADPTGYESDLMKYAKVSDMFITGHFYGDGAPFLFTREDVRHPDFNINLVADVSCDIDGPIASTIRPSTIADPFYGYDPEAESEVDFKAPGSIAVMAVDNLPCELPKDASEGFGDMFMEHVIPAFFNGDKKGILERARMTTSEGTLTERFAYLQDYVDGKE from the coding sequence ATGCCAGTTAAATTCGCCATAATCAAAGAACGCAAGTCTCCACCAGACAAAAGAGTGGTTTTTTCACCTGAAAAGTGTCAGGAAGTCATGCAAAGCTTTCCGGAGGCGGAGTTAGTGGTAGAATCTAGTGAAATCCGCATTTTTAAGGATGAGGCCTACGCCAAAGCTGGTGTGGCTGTGCTTGACGATGTTTCTGATGCAGATGTGATGTTGGGGGTCAAGGAGGTTCCTGTTGAGGCACTTATTCCCAATAAGAAGTACTTTTTCTTTTCGCACACCATTAAAAAGCAGCCCTATAACAGAAAGCTGCTCAAAGCTATTTTAGACAAAAAAATAGAGCTGTACGACCACGAGACCATTGTTAAGAAAAGTGGAGCTCGCCTAATTGGTTTTGGACGCTATGCCGGTTTAGTAGGAGCCTATAATGGTTTCCGCTTGTTGGGAATTCGCGACGGCTTGTTCGATTTGCCTAAGGTGGAGCACTTGGCGGACTTAAAAGAGGTCAAAGCAGAATTAGATAAGATCAGCCTGCCAAATATCCGAATCATACTAAGCGGAACAGGCAAGGTTGCCAAAGGCGCCAAAGAGATCTTAGACCATTTGCAGATCCGTGAGGTCGCCGATGCCGACTATTTGTCTAAGTCTTACGACGAGCCTGTATATTGCACGATCGACGTCACCGAATACAACAAACGCACCGATGGCGCGCCTATGGATAAATACGCCTTTTACGCCGACCCGACGGGCTACGAAAGCGACTTGATGAAGTACGCCAAGGTGAGTGATATGTTCATTACAGGACATTTCTACGGCGACGGAGCCCCGTTTTTGTTTACTCGAGAAGATGTACGTCATCCAGATTTCAATATCAATTTAGTGGCCGATGTATCTTGCGATATAGACGGGCCAATTGCTTCAACGATCCGGCCGTCAACCATAGCTGACCCTTTTTACGGTTATGATCCTGAGGCAGAATCCGAAGTAGATTTTAAGGCTCCTGGATCCATTGCTGTAATGGCCGTAGATAATTTACCTTGTGAGTTACCCAAGGACGCTTCAGAAGGATTTGGAGATATGTTTATGGAACACGTGATTCCTGCCTTCTTCAATGGAGACAAGAAAGGCATTCTAGAACGCGCCCGAATGACAACCTCAGAAGGTACCCTTACCGAACGCTTTGCCTACTTACAAGATTACGTAGACGGGAAGGAGTAA
- a CDS encoding FAD-binding domain-containing protein: MQPSTTNNRKQDQQALDFPTDFDAIQKRVEAIRPKRYAKTRNFINGDVTYLSPYISRGVISTKYVLDFLKAEGYKKYEVEKFVQELAWRDYWQTLWKDQGENINQDFKRPQPDVKHHNMVAAVDQAETGIDAIDSAIEQLYTNGYMHNHIRMYTAAITCNQGGAHWKQPARWMYYHLLDGDWASNALSWQWVAGSNAGKKYIANQDNINKYTFSKQKGTFLDVTYEELAALEQPSELAASSDWNLETPLPKPAELQIDESLPTAVYNYYNLDPQWLDDQDMNRIMLWEPEVFEQYPIGQKAVDFAMALGENIPNLQHFVGSFNALEANLGVSKIHYKEHPLNTDYRGTEHPRDWMTSVQGTHRSFFAFWKKAEKELRF, encoded by the coding sequence ATGCAGCCGTCAACGACAAATAACCGGAAACAAGATCAGCAAGCGCTAGACTTTCCAACCGATTTTGATGCGATTCAGAAACGGGTCGAGGCCATTCGCCCTAAGCGATATGCTAAGACGCGTAACTTTATCAATGGGGATGTAACCTATTTGTCGCCCTATATTTCGCGTGGCGTTATTTCTACCAAGTATGTGTTGGACTTTCTCAAAGCAGAAGGCTACAAGAAATATGAGGTCGAAAAATTTGTGCAGGAATTGGCCTGGCGAGACTATTGGCAGACCTTGTGGAAAGATCAAGGAGAGAACATCAACCAAGATTTTAAACGTCCGCAACCCGATGTAAAACATCACAATATGGTCGCTGCAGTTGACCAAGCCGAAACAGGTATTGACGCCATAGATAGCGCCATTGAGCAATTGTACACTAATGGATATATGCACAACCACATCCGTATGTATACCGCAGCCATTACGTGTAATCAAGGCGGAGCGCACTGGAAGCAACCGGCCCGTTGGATGTATTATCACTTACTCGACGGCGATTGGGCGAGCAATGCTTTGAGTTGGCAATGGGTTGCTGGTAGCAATGCTGGCAAAAAGTATATTGCCAATCAAGACAACATCAATAAATACACCTTTAGTAAACAGAAAGGTACTTTTCTGGACGTGACCTATGAGGAACTTGCAGCACTGGAACAACCCAGTGAACTTGCAGCCAGTAGCGACTGGAATCTCGAAACGCCTTTACCCAAACCAGCGGAGCTTCAAATTGATGAGTCCTTGCCAACAGCGGTCTATAACTACTACAATTTGGATCCGCAGTGGTTGGATGATCAGGATATGAACCGCATTATGCTTTGGGAGCCAGAAGTTTTTGAGCAGTACCCGATAGGCCAAAAAGCTGTGGATTTTGCGATGGCTTTAGGTGAGAATATCCCCAATTTGCAGCACTTTGTTGGCAGTTTTAATGCCCTTGAAGCAAACTTAGGCGTTTCAAAGATTCATTATAAGGAGCATCCTTTAAATACTGATTATCGCGGAACCGAGCATCCTCGTGATTGGATGACTAGCGTACAAGGAACCCACCGCTCTTTCTTTGCTTTTTGGAAAAAAGCGGAAAAGGAGTTGCGCTTTTGA
- a CDS encoding SRPBCC family protein yields MGFYQFKRSQKIPATIDEVWDFISSPANLKEITPDYMGFDITSEDLPEKMYPGMIISYIVKPLLGIPTTWVTEITKVTDKAYFIDEQRVGPYKLWHHQHFIEPIEGGVMMRDIVSYQPPFGILGSIMNSLVIRKKLKEIFDYRVQAVNKRFGEFK; encoded by the coding sequence ATGGGATTCTATCAGTTTAAACGCAGTCAGAAAATACCAGCCACCATAGATGAGGTGTGGGATTTTATTTCGTCTCCGGCCAATTTAAAAGAGATCACACCAGATTATATGGGGTTCGATATCACCTCAGAAGACCTGCCGGAAAAGATGTATCCGGGAATGATAATCAGCTATATCGTAAAACCCCTGCTGGGTATTCCTACAACTTGGGTCACAGAGATCACCAAGGTGACCGACAAAGCCTATTTTATAGACGAGCAACGTGTGGGGCCATACAAGCTGTGGCATCATCAACATTTCATTGAGCCGATAGAAGGCGGTGTTATGATGCGCGATATTGTTTCGTATCAGCCTCCTTTTGGAATTTTGGGATCTATTATGAACAGCTTGGTCATTCGCAAGAAGCTCAAAGAGATCTTTGATTATCGCGTTCAGGCTGTAAATAAACGCTTCGGAGAATTCAAATGA